DNA sequence from the Catharus ustulatus isolate bCatUst1 unplaced genomic scaffold, bCatUst1.pri.v2 scaffold_103_arrow_ctg1, whole genome shotgun sequence genome:
atttattttactgtgttctgcatgccctactagatcctttaattatttattttgctgtgttctgcatgccctactagatcctttaattatcagtttgtggttcttagtacattcccagggcctgcttgtgaactgttgctttctaagccttagcataactaGGTATAACTGGGTAAGAAGGTTCACACTGAAGTATGAGTCAAAAAgatgaaatataaatatctcTGTTTACAGTGTTTTATAAGTTAATATGTCCTTTAAAGACCTTGTAATTGTAAGTCCTGTGACTTCTATGCCATGCTGTTACCATCCATAAGACAAACTTACCCTTTCTGCCTggatagaaaataaaaaaaaataaaccacactaTCTAAAGCAACTCAAAAGTCCCATCTCTCTgcttcattcagaaaaaaaaaaaaaatctgcacaaaaaaaatataacataaAACAATAAGcccatactttaaaaatatattataaatacaaaaaaccacactttaaaaatgtaatgtaAAAACAATAAATCTGCACCTGGGGGCACTTTCTCAGTCATGTCCCTCAGTGGGACCCATTACAACTTGAGGAAACTTTGGCCTTTAAATCTGACTTTGAATTCTTGAGAGGTTTCTTTACCTCCTTTACCCTATTTTTTCCTACCTGACATCATTGTCATCAATTTTCTGCTCTAATTCAACCCTTGGGAAGCTTTCTCCTTCATGTTTATCAGTGGGATTCACTAAAAGTAGGAGAAATTTTGGAGTTTGAATCTGACTTGGAATTCTTGAGAGGTTTCTTCAACAAACTTAGAGATTGATATTCAGGGACTCAGCCCAAAACCTGAGGGGGTCATTAAAgtccttgtgctgtgtctgtgctgctgagatgGGCTGGGCTCTTGGCAAAGGCAGCGCTGCAGAGAGTGAGCCAGTATTTCCCAAATACTATTTTGAGATCCTTGGCAGCACCAAATGCACCATGGGACTCATTGGGATCAAACAAGTCCTGACAAACCATGGCTCTGCCTTGATTTCCCTCTGGTCCAGTGCAGTTCATTATGGTGGTTTTCAACTCCTGCTatggagaaatatttcaaagatcTTCTAAGAAATATTCATTGTTTAAAGGGTGTATTTCATTACTGTTCTCTTTGGAGCAGGAAGTGATTGCAGCATTCAGTGATTGATATTGATCCAGGGTCTCTCCTCAGCAGGTCTGgcctgctcagagaagctgtgccttGAGGTCTGACCCAGTGTGGACAACCTTGCTCCACATTCCCCAACCCCATCCTGCCTGTCCTCCCTCATCTGGGACCTGCTTTGTTTGGAGAACCGGCTGCACTCAGACAAACAGGGGCTCTCCTGGGTTTTTTAAGCAATCTAAAACTCCAGAGTTTCCCCACTGAAAACAGACACACTCCTCAATGTGTGCCAAGCCCAAGGTGCCACCAAAGAGGTTCCTCATCCTCAAGGTAGAACCCTGCAAGGAATGTTTGAGACCTTTGGACTCCTTGGTTCCATGAGATTCGTTGGTGTCCCCAAGGTCTCCTTGGTTCCATGAGCCATCACAATATCACAACACatccttggttccatgaggttcctgcagcaggacttCCCCTATGGCCCAGCAGAGCTCATCTGTTCTGTCCATCAGCTGGGGCCATCACTCAGGGCATCTTCCCCCTCTCAGGAATTGATGAGATAACCCAGGCCGGACATCTGTCCTGTCCTGAGTTCTCTCTGGTACCAGGCAGGTGGAATTCCCAGCTGACCATGAACATCTTGCCTTGAGAGCAGACTGAAGGGAGATAAGCCTTGAATTTCTGAGTGACACACACTTCACTTTAAAACtataaaagcttttaaaactaTAAAAGCTGCACAAAACTTTCACCAAGCAGAAATCTTCTGCATAGTCCCTGCAAACAGGTAGGGCTTCTCCCCCAGGTCTGGATGCATCTTGGTGGTTCCTTTTCTGGAAGCTGAGTGAAAGGGCTCCATGTGTACTCCCTCATCAGTTCGGTGGTAAGTTATATTGACTCCTGATCTCTGCGATTTCTTCACGTGCTGTAACTTTATTGTGCACTGTGTTTGTATCTACCtgtacttttgtttttcctgtgcagTAAGTAGTCCATTTAAAGTCTGTTGTCTTTTAAGCTTGAGTCCATTCAGTAAATAATTCATTGTATAATAGACCTAATCAACCACACTAAAAAACTTGTGAACCAGAGCAATTTGGGGTGCAGGTCGCCTGAAACCGAACTACTGCCAGAAACGTGAGCATAAGGCAGGACTTGTCTAAGCTTTCACACCATTCAAaacatatttcattaaaaaacaacagcagagaAGATCTTTTGCTCCCAtttattcttttcctgtttataGATTGATATCAGCAATCTCCAGTTGGCATTGATCCCCAGTCTCTCCTAATGCAGACCTAATAGATATGAAAATCATCACCCTTTAAGGCTGACAATCAATCACACTCTGTCCCTACCCCAACCCCACCATTTCCCTCCTGCAACCCCTGAGACTCAGAGCAGCCTTGTTTAAATCTGAGGTTCCTCCACTCCAGGCTGTGAAGCAAAAATCAAAGAGTTGAGAGCTTAGCTGAGGAACAGAATCTATACATATAATGACTATTAATGACTATAGTAGAAGCAGTGTAGAAAGTAGCTGAGCCAGTagagataagaaaataaatcatttgtttgtttttgttttttttgtttgtttcaagtTGCCTGTTGGGATATTCTCAAATTGAAGGAACCATAACTGCACCTGGCCCCGAAACCAGCCAGAACCAGGCTGGGGAACTTGAACTGTGGCCAAAAGGCCAGAAAACCTAGGAACAAGACAAAGGTGAAAAGTTGAAGGCAAGGAAGACTACCTGACTTCATCTTAGCAGAACACTGACCCATTTCAAACACCCACCGACCCATTTGAAGGAAAGAACTGCACCAATGTAAAAGGACATTGAGCTAATTTTAATACAAAGTGAGGTTAGGCAGGGTTAGGTAATGTAAATGTATAGGTGTATTGGGTAATTATATGAATGTGTAAGGCTTCTGTGGATAAAAAAAGGCTAGAGTCCTGTGTACTTCACACATCCCTGTTGGAGATTTCCATCAGGTGTCCCTGGCATCGTAATAAACATaccactttctaactttaaCTGGTAAGAGAGTTTTTGTCTCTGGATCATTTTGGTGATCACAGCAGAACTCATCTGCTGTGAGAACAGGCTGGGCTTTGAACTTCTCTGGTGCTGCCAGGACCTTCCCAGCAAGAGCTCTGCTCCCTAACTACTCATCATGGGAACAGATAAGACCTGTATTTGGACTGCAGACGAAACAATATGTCTAAATCTATACTGGGTAGACTGTAAGGTGTATGCTTGACTAAAAGGCATCTCTGATAAGTCACAGAAGATGTTCTGCACTCAGGACAAGCCTGTGTAGTTTTGCTTTCAAGCATCAGGAGGGTGTAGTGGCCAGTGTAAGGGTTTGTTGTGTCAGGGAACCAACTAGAAATTGCAGGGATGAACTGGACAAATCCTTGTTTATTGCTGCTGATTTTATTGCTGGTGTATTAATAATGGTTATTTTGATTGGGTCCTGACTGTTTGACTTTGTGTGCGATTGGTGAAACGTACTTGGTACTAGTCAAGTGGGAGTTGGGattggtatttttgtttttgggcGACTGAAACAGCTGGAGAAGGGCAAAGCAATTGGGGTGACCATTTAAAATTGCTGCATGCTGTGTGTTGTGTTGAAAGAGGTGAATACTTTGTCCCTTGATAGAGAGATACCCTTCCCTGCAGTTATTTGGACTTTGGGATGTGGGTTGTGCGTGGGGAATTCCTGGTGGCAGGGGAAGGTATTCCCTGTAACACTTGGTGTTCGGGCTTAACCAGTCCTCTGCTACTGCTGTTCATTGTGTATTTTAGAGTAAGATTGCCGTCTTGTGACAAAAGTTATAATCGCAACAAACTGGTAATTTTGCTCCGTGTTTCCTGTGTTGTTACTTTGCCTGTTGTAGTTTGCTGACAGAAGTGGCTGTTGAAGCTCGAGCCCAAGCTGAAGGAGCCCGGCTGTCCAGGAAAGCTCTTTCTAGGTGGTTTCAGCTTGAGCCAGGAGAGTTTTTGAATACAGAGGGGGACTGGATTGCTGTAAGGCAAGAGGACAGTAGAATAGATAGGGTATTTTGGGAGGAGTATACTCGAGCCAAAATAGTCCTCATTTGGCTTTTGACCGGCAACTACCCCAAGCTGAGAGAGGACTTAGAAATCCATTGGAGTGGGGGCAAGTGGGAGTAATTCCATGTTTTGTGTATGGGCTGACAATCTTCCACTGGGAACTGGAATGGCAttcagtttgggtttttctccGTTGTAAGACATGTGAGAGTAGGTGCTATTGCATATCTTACAGGCAGAGACCTGTGTGCCCCGAGTGTCTACTGGAGCTGCCGCAGTATTATAAGTGGGAGGCAGCGCATGATAAATGTGAGACAGTAAATTTAACCTGTGGAAAAGATCATTTCGTCCTCAAGGACTGGGACATTTTTGAGGAAGGTTGGGAGAGGATGAAAGAATGGTGTGAGTCTGGCAAGACAAATTAAAGGAACTTCCTTCCTTCAGGGGTGTGTCCCTGACCCTTGGGAATTCAAGATATAAGGGGATGGTATTTGTGGACTGTCAGAGTTATAGTGTGGTGGtttaagcatattttaaaatgtggctAGAAGAATAGAAGGGATCCCCCTCCCTCAGTGGTTTGGACTGGATCCTTGAGAATTTCTGAATCCTGTGATCTATTGGATAGAAAGAGGAAACTATCAGGTTCATCTAGAAGGAATACACAGAACGTCAGCAGAGAAATTGGTAGGTTTGGACTGGAAACAGCCTGACCAACAGGGTCTGGACGTGCCAGAGAGAAGAGGAATAGCTTGCATTTGCAGGTGTTATGAGGCTTTGGGGGCTTCTAGAGATTGGCACCCTGCATGGTTACTGTTACAGTGTAGGACTTGTGAAAAACGTTGGTATTGTTCCTCTGAGAGACAGCAAGGTCTATGCCCTCAGTGTAAATAGAGACATCCTAACCAAGCCGATTTTGAACCTAGGATTCTAAAGTTTGTGTGTGGAAAATCACATTCAATACCTGCAACTTGGGCGTGCGTGTGAGAAAAAGATTGGGAAAGAACTGTGAGGCCGTGTGGAGAGAGATTTGAGTGGAAACAGGATAAGACAAGAAGGAGGAGATAATGGGTGCTAGTCAAAGCAAGGAGATTTCTATGGTTGGTCTTTTAGGCTGTAAGAGTTAGTAGGGTATGGGGACACTGAAAATAGGCTAAGTTTGAACAACTTTCACAGTCATATCCCTCAGTGGAATCTATTAAAATTTGAAGAAACTTTGGTGTTTCAATTTAACTTTGAAATCTTGAGAAGTTTTTTTTAACACACACTGAGGGACTTAATCTgatgaaaacaacaacaaagccCCAAGAGACTCATTAAAATCTTTGTGCtttgtctgtgctgcagagctgggactggcTCCTGGAACAGAGGGAGATACTGGCAAccaagaaaagctttaaaaagacatttctgctgaggagcagctcttctcccagcccagcagggctgagggcactGCCTGCAGGCACTGAGGAGACAGGAGCCAGGAACAGACAGGCTAAAGGCAATCAGGACTGGGAAGACATTGAGCTGAGACTTCACTTGGCGAAACATCTTCACAGCCCTCAACATGGTGAGTCTGTGGGTGCAGGGCAAtgtcccctgtgctcctggagggatctcctggagccagcacagcccacagcctgggggatgTGTCAGGGCTGAaactggggctgcagccagggctgcccagggctgtcttgcagagcagctcctgcagccctcaggGCTCTTGGCCAGCCCAGGGCATGTGCCacctgccagggacagctctcagCCTGCCTGGCATCTCCCCATGGACTGTGGGGAGAAGTTGGAGGTGGAAGGAGCCACCCCCATCAGGGCAGATTCCTCCTGCTGTGGAGATGGTGCTGcatggccagggctgctctcagctttCTCCtcaagggaagggaaaggggctgTCAGGTGTGTCTGTGCCACTGAGACTCCTGCACTGTCCCACTGGGCATCAGCAGATCTGCCTCACATCTCCCTCACAAAGtgcctcctcaccctcctctgcctacagacagcagcagcagcaccttggcTTGCAGCATCTCAGTTTGTCTGAGCTGTCCTTAAGGCCCTGGTGCCAGGGAGATgcccctgggcagtgccctgtgctgggaggggtgtgcagggcagagctgagctccagggctgggctgggctctgagaGCACTGACAGGGACAAGGCTTAGATAGAGAGAAACAGATTCTAGTAGTCACAACTCCATGCATCAGCAGTGAACCAGACCAACCTTTGGTatccctctctctctccatctgCACACAGCAAAAAAGATTTCAgggaaaagtgttttaaaatttgagCCTTCAAATAGGCtacttttaaaagtacattGTACATGCTATCACCCTGAAATAGAGGGAGTTGAAATGATCAGAGGGCAGATGTGTGGGACCAGCAGTTCTGACTgcactggggcacagggagcgCTGTTTTCCCTCTGAGCTCCCCAGTGATCAGGCTGAGAGCAATGCTGAAAATGAGGCAGTAACTCAGCAGCAACAAATACCCAAACTCaaaaaagtttagaaaataTCCCTCCCTGGAAGAGCAGTATGTTGATGGTATTCCAAAAAAATAGCATATAATTGAGTCAAAGATGCTAGTCTTAACTTGTCAATGTGGTCTTCCTACAGTCCACCCTGCCCAGAATGAAGAAAtgtccaacagcagctccatcagccacttcctcctgctgccattgGCAGACACacggcagctgcagctcctgcacttctgcctcttcctggccatctccctggctgccctcctgGGCAACGGCCTCATCATCAGCGCCGTAGCCTGCGGCCACCACCTGCACATCCCCatgttcttcttcctgctcaacCTGGCCCTCACTGACCTGGGCTGCATCTGCaccactgtccccaaagccatgCACAATTGCCTCTGGGACACCGGGAACATCTCCTACTCAGgatgtgctgcacagctctttttctttccGTTCTTCATTGGaacagagtatttttttctgaccaTCATGTGCTACGACCGCTACGTGTCCATCTGCAAACCCCTGCACTACGGGaccctcctgggcagcagagcttgtgcccacatggcagcagctgcctgggccagCGGCTTTCTCTAtgctctgctgcacacagccaatacattttccctgcccctgtgcaAGGGCAATGCCATAGGCCAGTTCTTCTGTGAAATCCCGCAGATCCTCAAGCTCTCCTGCTCACACTCAAATTACAGGGAACTGGGACTTCTCGCTGTTAAtgtctgttttggttttggctgTTTTGTGTTCATTGTTTTCTCCTATGTGCAGATCTTCAGGGCTGTACTGAGGATCCCCTCTGACCAGGGACGGCACAAAGCCTTTTCCACCTGcctccctcacctggctgtgATCTTCCTGTTTGTCAGCACTGCTATATTTACCTACCTGAAGCccccctccatctcctccaaATCCCTGGATCTGGCCCTGTCATTTCTGTACTCAGTGATGCCTCCGGCCCTGAACCCCCTCATCTACAGCCTGAGGAACCAGGAGCTCAGGGGTGCCTTGAGAAAATTAATGACTCTGTATTTTCAGAAGCATTAAAccctttcctgctgcagagccttttGAATATAACTCTTTctaatttctgccttttccccccTATTCGATTGTTCTTTCTATGGTAAATTTTCCTATTGTTTTATGCTTCTTAAAAAATTCTATAGTATTACTCTTTCATTTCTATGTTATTATCTACCATTCTTTTGAAACACAAAGACTTGTAAGAGGTCTGTTCCCtgtgcatttaaataaaaataagtgcctgccctgtcctgtgtgtccGGTATCCTTCCTCAGCccttctctgtctctgcagggcagtgcctgtgagcagaggtggagggaagaggctcccagcacagcagcacagccagggacaatGGCCCTGGCTCTTCCCACACCTGCTCTTCCCAACTCCACCCTCTCCATCAGCAAAGGCATCTcctgagggcagggcaggagggctttgctctcctccagagctgctgtcagcaaTGTGCTCCAGGAATGGCCTGGCACAGCCAAGCCCAgtgcctggggcagaggggcagtgTGCAGGGGGcacacagcagtgtcctggcacagccagagctcctggcaTGGAcctgagggagcagcagagcccagcctgggctgtgtctctgttctgggcacagcctgggaagTTGCCCCAAGCCAATTGTCCCACACCAGCCCCTGCAACCACCATAGCCAGCACTGgcctctgccccagctgcaggagggtgtttgtccctgcagggagggacacCAAGTGACCAGGCCAGCAgtctgtgtttgctctgtgctgaggagaTTTCAGCAGTGCATTGTGTGTATGTGGGGAGATGAACCTGAGTGAGCACAAACACCATCATCAGCACTCGTGGGTGGCACAGTTCTGGTGGCACAAACAGGGTCTTGAGGGCACTTCACTCTGGGAAACCATCTGAATTCATTCTGGGACTGCACAGAGAGAAACATCCTGGCAGGGAGGCTCTAGGAAAAGATGCTCAAGATAACCATGGACTGCACGGAGAGACATTGGGGTGCTGGGTCTGTGGGGACAAATCAGAGCTGCCTTCTTTCTGACCACCCTGAGGACctggacagggctgtgctgtgttctgGGCACTGACCTGGAACTGAGGGATGTGGAAAAGGCCTTTGGTGTCAGGGATGTTGACAAGGgtgggcagtgtcactgtgagaCCTCTCTCAAACCCTTTGGAAAggccagagccagcccagagggTCCTGGGCACTTGGGAAGGGCAGACATGGAACCAGTCTGcaaacagggcagggaggggcactGGCAGAGTCACACACtgctcaggctcagcagggaagggcaggtggcaaatcctcctgcagccattccaggcactggcagcacaAGGCAGGGATTGCAGAACCCCCgtgggagggaaaagaaggggaTGTTGTGTGCCCAGACTTTAGCCAGGCCTGGGAcatgctctgctgtgctctcctcagAGCCAGACTGgagagagctgggctgcaggagtggAACA
Encoded proteins:
- the LOC117011287 gene encoding olfactory receptor 14C36-like — translated: MSNSSSISHFLLLPLADTRQLQLLHFCLFLAISLAALLGNGLIISAVACGHHLHIPMFFFLLNLALTDLGCICTTVPKAMHNCLWDTGNISYSGCAAQLFFFPFFIGTEYFFLTIMCYDRYVSICKPLHYGTLLGSRACAHMAAAAWASGFLYALLHTANTFSLPLCKGNAIGQFFCEIPQILKLSCSHSNYRELGLLAVNVCFGFGCFVFIVFSYVQIFRAVLRIPSDQGRHKAFSTCLPHLAVIFLFVSTAIFTYLKPPSISSKSLDLALSFLYSVMPPALNPLIYSLRNQELRGALRKLMTLYFQKH